The genomic DNA ACTGTGGTATTTATGGTATGGCAGGTTTAGTCTTAGAAGAATTACAGGCAAATGGCTGGAATGGCATATCTCCCCAAGTAAAAGTCTTTCCTGGTATTTCTGCGCTACAATCGGCAGCATCAAGGGTAGGCGCACCTTTAATGCACGATTTTTGTGCCATCAGCCTCAGTGATTTATTAACTCCTTGGTCGATGATTCAAAAACGGCTTACCGCAGCAGCCAGTGGTGATTTTATTACGGCTCTATATAATCCGCGATCGCAAACTCGCACCCAACAAATCGTTACCGCCCAAGAAATTTTTGCCCAACACCGTCAAGCAGATACTCCAGTAGCGATCGTCCATGGGGCATATCGGGATGACGAACAGGTAATTTTAACTACCATCGAGAAAATGCTAGAGCAACCGATAGATATGCTCACTACCGTCATTATCGGCAATACTACTACCCGTAACCATGCTGAATGGATGATTACTCCTAGAGGATATCTGGGTTTTGAGTCAGAAAATTAATTGCTAAAAAAATTGCTAACAATGATTCCTAACCTGACCAACTAACCCAATTATGAGATGTATTCTCCTGCTTTCTGGGAGATCCTCCCCAATTTATATTACTTAAAATTGCTCCTTCCATTTCGGCTACAGAAATATCAGTACCCGCTAGTTTTGCCTCGCTCAAGTTAGCATTGGTTAAATCTGCTCCCCCAAGATCGACATCGGTTAAATTAGCATTACTCAAATCTGCTCCACTTAAGTTTGCACAACGTAAGTCTGCTCCACTCAAATCTGCTCCTTGGAGATCGGCATTTTCTAAATCTGCACCAATTAAATTTACTTCTGATAAATTTGCACCGACTAAACTAGCGCCTATCAAACTAACATTAGTTAAATTAGCCTGTTGTAAACAAGCACCGCTCAAATCCGCATCGTTTAAGTCCGCATCACTAAGATCTGCTTGAGTTAAATTAATCCTAGTTAGATCGGCTGCTTCAAGATGAACAGAATGTAGGCTTGCACCTTGAAAATCTAAAATACCATATCGATATTGGCGAAGTAACTGTGTCGCTTTCATAGTCATTTTTCTCCTGTAGTTGCTCATTTAACAGCTAGCTGGGATCACCAAAATAATTACTCAAGTTATCTGTTAAATAAAATTGAAGATTTTATCTCTAGGTAAACTAATCAGGCTTATCAATTAATAAGTTTAAAAAACTAACAAGAATTTAGAGTTATTTCTTCATACCCAAAGATTGTACAAACAAAACTTGAGGAACTTGTGAGGAAAATAGTAGACCAAGGCTCAAATAAAACAATTAAATCAAATAGATATGATATTGCGATCGCTCTTAAAATTCATGGCGATTTTAGCAATAAGATCATTGGTTAATTAATCGGCAATAAAAGCAGACTTAAGGAATGCGATCGCATATTAAGTGGCTAGGCGGAATTAAATTTAAAACCAAAAACAAGATAGATTTTAATGGTAATTAGTTATCTCTCGCTAATTCCCTAATTCTCTAACAGACTATCTTCTAATTAATTTGACCTACCTACTTATTCTAGCGGATCGAAATCACAATCAAGATTGTAATCTTTAGCTATGCTGTAGCGACAACCAATTTTAAAGATTCTATCAAGTTATTATCAAGATTTAATTATGAGTCACTTAACTATTAAACAATATTGTCAGCTAGAAAGTTTAAAAACCGATCTTCATCTTAAATCTGGCTACAAGTGTCAAGAACAGTTTCAAGAAAACTTTACAGTGATTAAAGTTACCGACTCTCAAGGAAATATGCTACAAGAATTAATCGTCGTACTTTAAGTTAATTAAGTTAAAATATTGCTCATTTTCGATTACTTGCCACCCAAGTCTCTTCCCAAGGTGTGCCACCTATTTCCAAACCAGCCTGATTGCTATAGGCTTCAACAATAGTTCTACCCAGGCAATCATACAGGGATAAGCTCAGTTTTGCTTGAGTGGTATCTCGGCAATTAAACACTAAACCTTTTGCCGTTGGAGTACGGACATAAGTACCAGATAAATTTGTTTCTCCTTTTAAAACTACTTTATATTGTTTAGACTGCGCCGACTTTCCCTGTAGTCGCCATTCTCCCCAAGGCTTTATTTGCCAGCTTACTTGAGAATTCCAGGGAGCAAATTCATAAAATTTTCCTTGATAATGAATGCCGATCAAAGCAACTTCTTCTTGCCACCACAATACTTGTCTAATTCCGCCTCCCGCAGTTAATGCTAAGTCACTTTCATCATGAAAACTATTGCAGTTGAGCCAAAACCATTTTTGAGGAAAAGAGCTACCCCAGTTTTTCTCACTATAGGCTGGTGCATTAGCAAACTGATACCGTTGACCGCGCCATTCAATTGAACCTGTTGCTAAACCGTGCGCCATCGTAATTTGCCATCCTGGTTCAAAT from Pleurocapsa minor HA4230-MV1 includes the following:
- a CDS encoding pentapeptide repeat-containing protein codes for the protein MKATQLLRQYRYGILDFQGASLHSVHLEAADLTRINLTQADLSDADLNDADLSGACLQQANLTNVSLIGASLVGANLSEVNLIGADLENADLQGADLSGADLRCANLSGADLSNANLTDVDLGGADLTNANLSEAKLAGTDISVAEMEGAILSNINWGGSPRKQENTSHNWVSWSG
- a CDS encoding tocopherol cyclase family protein, whose amino-acid sequence is MKTPHSGYHGNQSTLSYFEGWYFRLTLPEIEQTFAFMYSIQDPLGDRPNSGGAVQIIGINEAYLCRILPNVQKFFADKHNLIFGHWGKTNLETQAKLLSPREFNTYIVEGYQATANLNQGSIYDPVRDEYCRWEYQIKPVYGWGNSQQPQQSSAGLLSSVPIFEPGWQITMAHGLATGSIEWRGQRYQFANAPAYSEKNWGSSFPQKWFWLNCNSFHDESDLALTAGGGIRQVLWWQEEVALIGIHYQGKFYEFAPWNSQVSWQIKPWGEWRLQGKSAQSKQYKVVLKGETNLSGTYVRTPTAKGLVFNCRDTTQAKLSLSLYDCLGRTIVEAYSNQAGLEIGGTPWEETWVASNRK